taaTCATAGTAAAGCTAGATATGATTTCTAGTTCTTTTTTCACAAATCACTCTACTCTACGtgattcaatttttgttttgtttttaaataataagagTATTACTggatcaatttatatattatagtaaaaaaaaaaaatagaactacCATAGTAAAACtagatatattttcaattgtATTGTTGTTGCATGCCACTCCatatgattcaattttttttatataataaaagtattattggatgaaatttttcttgaataatcTTAAATATTCGCGCTCTATATTAAAACaaggcttttaaaaaaatactgacTTGTAAATATTTCTAGAGTATTACTAATTTATTTCTTgaccaaattttttaaaatgcagaagaaataatatttatatcttataaaactttttgatattatcattattttttataaatttaaaaattcttaacttgaatttttatttagtctgaattttaaattaaattaaataaaaaatatcttaacatgattttgttaatttgacaagtttttaaaaaataaaaataaaaataaaaacaagctaGGTTAATCAATGAAAAAGTATTTAGTAGATCAGTAGTCAACATTCCGTTTGCTTAAACACATGAATCATCAAtgcatttatatattattatattaaactcAACTCACGACAAACCAGAATTCAAGCCAAGCCAAGCCTAATTCttaaaactttgataaatttaaagacGTGACCTTAAACTTGAAtcgatttcaattaaaaaaataaaaaaataaaaatgatttggtTCATGTAGATGCTGattcatagttatcaaacctgatttaggGTTGATCCAGCTAAGGAGACGAGTCCCGGGTTTTATGGGTTAACTTGAATTAACTCGGGTCAACtcggaaaatttaaaaaaaaattaaatttttaatatttcatataaaaaaattcagaaaaaatcTATATGAACATAGGctatatatgttgtaaataataaagtttaaaataatattttaaaaagtttttttgatctcatattaaaaagatactatattttgtttttaagttgaagtatttaaataaaaaaaaaatatcccacGTTGAAAAACCATAACTTTTCTCTTGTGGACATAGAAAATATATACTAAagagttcaaatctcacattgaaaagatattatgttatcattttaagttgaagtatttaaattaaaatgttttttttatctcatattgaaaaaatataacttttttcttgggaacataaaatatatatacgaaatgactttaaattttacattgaaaaaataacttttttcttataaatatagagtatatatactcaAGGActtcaaatcctacattgaaaagatattatattatccttttaagttgaagtatttaaaccaaaaagttttttatccaacattgaaaaaacataacttttttctcatgaacatagagtatatatacgaaaaaacttcaaattccacattgaaaaaataatttttttcttgagaacataaagtatatatactaaagggtttcaaatcccacattaaaaaaacataacttttttttggaaatatagagtatatactAAAGCGTTTCAAATcacatgttgaaaaaataaaacacttttctaatatttatacagtgagctttaaaaaatgttaataaccaactaaattttttaaaaaaaaagaggtataGGAGTAGGGGCGGAGTTAGGATTATTTATTAGGAgggccaaaattaatataacaagatataatatttgtttagtaGTTATTGTCGAAACAGGAAGAGTCAAAAtaagttgaatcaacttgtCAACTAGTggataaattattgatttttgtgtttcaacCAATCCTTGATATAAATCAACAATTGATGACATGTTCTTTAATTTTGGATGATTGAGTACATGATTGGATGACAtgttctaaaatcaaaacatatatcatgagaaaaaattgataattttggtggctctgtttaaaacaaaatatgaaaaaaaatctaagcataatcaaaataaaccaataaaatatatctaattaattaaaaaaatctccataacaagaattaaaaaaacaattgatagaACTAGCagatataagagaaaaaataagcaaaaatagtggaattataaaaaaacctcatcaaattattaacaaacattgcaaaacaaaacaaaaatatattttaaatttaagttatcttgttttatttgatgaaagataaattaattggtgACTCTGCttcaatctttttataaaaagtttttactcgtgatttgtatttttatcggctataatatttatattagggCTACACAAGATAAtaaccttatatttttttcttttcacattggtcaagagtaaataaaaaattaaaagtacagTTACATTTAATTACTGTTAATAAGgccttctttttaaaataaaaaaatatcatacctCCAGCTTATAATTAATTACCTAGCTCACAACTAATTATCTAATTAtctaatgaaaaaatttaaaatgtatagGAGGGGGGTCCGGACCCCTGCTTGCTCCCCTTGCCTGCATCCCTAGGAGAAAaaccatatttgaaaaaaaacaaaacaccaggTCTCACCCGAGTTTGCTTGGGTCATGAATCGACCAGGTTTTGTCTAGTCGTTGCCTCGACCAATCTTTTAGCAAATCCAGATCAGTCCAACCACCGAGTCTCGGGTCGACTCGCCATGATGATGCATGTTTAATAATCcagtaaaaatttgaaaattaatactttaattttttatatataattttttattaaaataatatcattttaatatatatatatatatatattttttttttttaatttttgaaggaaAACTTAAGACCTAGGTCTCTTCAAACTTGTTACACGAGCTTTGCCAAGAAAAACCCAGAATTAGGTTTTACAATCCAACGAAGACGTGGTCCTCTCTTCTCACTTTCACTATTTGTCTCGTTCTTTCCAAAGATCATCGTTCTACTTcagtaaaagaaaaattctcCGAATCTTCTCCCTTTCTCGCTCCATAATATCTATCCGTGGCCACAAAAGAATCCCCTGTATTTCCTCCCTCTCTATCAGCCACAGCATCAAACACTTAATAATcacttctctctctaaaattttCTCTTAAGGCACTGATCTTTCTTGCCGTCTATATAAAACCCATTTGTTTTCACATGTTAAAGACCACCATGGACTGCTTAATTATCCTCTAATCACTCAAGCCCACAACCTTTTCTGTATCACAATGCATAACCCTTCAGCAGTAGCCACCAACCAAGAACCAGGCCTTGCCTTTGATTTTGTATCTCAATTGGGTGGCTTTGCTTTTAATAAAGCAGTTCAAAGCATAAATTCAAATGGGTTCTCTTTATCTAAGTCAAACTTTCTGTTTTTTGACAGTCTAATTGGTCAAAAAACGAGAAAGATTAATGCTTCATTGAGTTTGAGTAGTAGAAGTggttttaaaagtgtttggaGTGAGTTTAACAGGGCTATTAGGTTTCACTGTGAGAGAATCCCAATCGGGTTTGCTTCAGTTCAGGTTGGTTCAGGAGATAATAATGGTAATAATAACATTAGTAGTGATAATGGTAATGGTATCAATGGATTAAGAGATGATGGATGTGGTGTTTTGGTGGATGATGGTGTGCCTTTGAATGGTGTAGAAGGTGTGAGTCCTAAAAGGGTTCTCATTTTAATGAGTGATACTGGTGGTGGTCATAGAGCTTCTGCTGAGGCTATTAAGTCTGCCTTTAATGAAGAATTTGGTGATGATTATcaggtcagttttttttttaatggtatatGAATTTGCTTTAATTGGTCAGTGAATAATTGGGTGCTTTGGCAAAATAGgaatgaaaggaaaaagaagtttttttttttttaattattattattatcatttggAACCTGAGAAAATGACAATTTTGTTCTATTAAGTGTTGTGCGGCTGTTTGTGTTAATTGAGTTAGTATTTGTTGGTTTATGTGaatgaaagcaatgaaaaaaaaaaggattttgaatctaggctttattcttcttcttttgatttttgtggTTTGTGAGCAATTTAGAGTAGTGGGGGGGAACGGTTAGTTTGTGTTTAGATATGTTTTTGTTGATCATGTTCTGAGTGTTAAGAGTGCATGTCGCAGGTGTTTGTTACTGATTTATGGTCAGAACATACTCCTTGGCCGTTTAATCAATTGCCCAAAAGCTACAATTTCTTGGTGAAACATGGAGCATTGTGGAAAATGACATATTATGGAAGCGCACCACGTGTGATTCATCAATCTAATTTTGCTGCAACCTCAACATTTATAGCTCGGTGAGACTTTCTATCTACTTTGGACATGTATCTGTGAGTTATCTTTCCAATAGCAACACCGGCTTTTGTATATTCCCATCATCTTGAATGGCCAGTTTTGTTTGTATTTCTGGGCCtaattcttcatcattttcacAGATGTTGAACTTAAATTGATTGTTCAGGATGGTTTTATGGTAGTATCCGTGTGTCATCCTGTTCTTATCCGATCCTTTATCTCTGTGTTGTTGCAGAGAAGTTGCAAAAGGATTGATGAAATACCAGCCTGACATTATTATCAGTGTACATCCACTGATGCAACATGTTCCTCTTCGTGTATTGAGGGCAAAGGGTCTTCTGCAGAAGATAATTTTTACCACTGTAGTCACCGATCTAAGCACTTGTCATCCTACATGGTTGATTCTgtgtatgcttttttttttggttagtgATACCTCTATTATTGAATTTTGACATCTTATATCTGTATGTTTAGGTTCCATAAGCTTGTGACAAGATGTTATTGCCCGTCAACAGATGTATCAAAGAGAGCAATGAAAGCTGGGCTTAAGCCCTCACAGATTAAGGTTTATGGCCTTCCAGTTAGGCCTTCCTTTGTTAAGCCTGTTAGACCAAAGGTTGGTTATTGTTCTAGCTGATTACTAAACCTTGGCACCTATTTCTCGTTTTCTCTTTGCATCCTGATGCATTAACATTGCGCCAGTATTTTAACAGTATTATTCTCTGGATGGAGGATAATAATATTGGCTATTAAATTTATGTGATATTATTGTCTATGCAAACTTGAAGTTGAAGTACGAAGTCATTGCAAGCAGTTCCTAGGAAAGACAGATGTGACTTGATAAACTTGACCGtagacatgaaaaataaagtcATTTATTTAACTCTACCTTATTTCATTTGAATTCATTAGGGTGAATTAAGAAGACAACTAGGCATGGACGAGGATCTTCCAGCCGTGTTATTGATGGGAGGAGGGGAAGGGATGGGTCCAATCGAGGCAACTGCACGAGCACTTGGGGATTCATTATATGATGAGAATCTTGAAGAGCCAATAGGTCAAGTGCTTGTGATATGTGGTCGCAACAAAAAACTCACTAACAGATTACTTTCGATTGATTGGAAGGTTCCAGTCCAGGTATCAACTTATGATTCTTACATCCTAATCAGAGTCTCTCATGATTTTGCCAGTTGAACTCTATATTATGTGTTATACAGTCAGGCAGTTCTTGCTGGACAATAGTCTTTTCCTGCTTCTCATGACTATGTTTTGCATCCCCTTCAAATAATCCACATCTGTCTTGTCATTGATATAGTCCTTGAAAATGCTGCAGCAGTCATTGAGGCTCACTATAGTGTAGGGTTTTTACATCTCTATCACATTCACAAGGCATAGAGCATCCTTGTGCATTCATAGCCAGCCACAAAGGCATGCATAGTACTGAATAAGATGCTCCATCATATAGGTGAAGGGTTTTGTCACTAAAATGGAGGAATGCATGGGTGCCTGTGACTGCATTATCACAAAGGTTAGTTTTCCATGACTGTGCTGTTTACTTTTCTACTGCTTCATTGTCATCACCCATCTTGTGATAACTATGTTTCTGCAGGCTGGACCAGGGACCATTGCAGAAGCAATGATTCGAGGTCTACCCATAATTTTGAATGATTACATTGCTGGACAAGTAAGTTGGCTTGCTTTATTCTGGAGTTCAGCATATTATATGTTGTAATCATGCTTGAGTTTTGATTGGTTTCTGCTGTGCTGCTCTAGCATGTGGAAATCTTCCATTAGCAAACATGCAATGCTGAAAGACCTTAAAATAGCTATATCTGACAATTGTTGGATAAGGCTTGTACTCTGGCAAGACCTCTTATGTTGAGCTCTTTAGAAAATATCTTTGATAAATAACGAGTGGCAGTGCAAGGTCCATCCTTCCTGAATTCAGGAAATTGTGCATTGTAGAAATCAAGTATATAGAAGCCTGTTCTGGAAAGGACGTGGAGTTAGGAATATGATGCTTAGTGCTGAATTTAGCCAATGTAAAGTCATAAGAATTATCCCACAGGTCCTTCATTGCATTTATTTACCTCAATCATGCTATGATTTCTAAGAAATCGCTCTAGTCAACCTCTTCTATTTTAGCTTATGCATTGGAGTAATTGGTATCAGACAAGGTCGAATTACCATTTAAAACGGTCCCTTTTCCTGTATTTGTAAGGATTCTGCATAAACATGTTTCCATAATGTGGATGGAATGCGAGATAATTGGTATCCTGAAGAAATTCTTGTTGAAGCAGGTTTTTGCAAGTCCCCTACTGGACATGCTTTTTCTCACACCTGACCTTTAATAATGCAGGAAGTAGGTAACGTGCCTTATGTGGTAGAGAATGGATGcgggaaattttcaaaatcaccAAAAGAGATTGCAAAAATAGTTGCTGAATGGTTTGGTCCAAAGGCAGATGAACTCAGTGCCATGTCGCAAAATGCACTGAAGCTGGCCAGACCTGATGCTGTATTCAAGATTGTCCATGATCTCCACGAGCTGGTTAGACACAGAAATTTTGTACCCCAGTTTTCCTGTGCAACCTGACATTTTCACCACCTATCAATTTTGATGAGTCCAGTGTGGCGTATAGTGGGTTAGCCTAGGGCCTGTTGAACCTCCAACTGAacccaaaaaagaaacataggCGTACCTTTTCTACTTCATATTATTCGATTGCGTTGTATTGATTTCATAAAGAAAGAGTAAAATAGCTTCGAATTCCCCTTCTCTCTATTTCCCACCTCAATCCCATTTCTTCTATACACTGTTTCCATTTCGTTTCGGTAAGATGCAGTGTTAATTATCCCGAAATATTTTCCTGAATATGGTCAAGTCCTGCGAGACACTGACAATTAATGGTTGATGTTATTCATCTTCATCTTTGTTGTCACTGGATATTAACTTACCGAATCCAGATCTCTCTGTGCTAACGTTAACCATTCATAGGTATTATACTTAACTCGACAGGTTGACTCAATAATATGTAAATTCAGAGTCTATTTCGAGTTGAGTTTTGACATTGATTTGATTATATCAGGAGTGACTTGATGGCTTAATTCATTACCTGGTTATTCTAATCAAATTCTAGTGGATTCGACCAAGTTAATTCaaggatttttgaatttttttttttatctaaaacaatattttttgaattttttattcaaaataacacCCATTGTAAAAagaattattgaaataatagTAGTTTAAAATTTACTCAACTACCTAGTGGTCATAGACTCTGTTTGATCAAGTTTATGGTTCTATTTTTCGAGTTGTTTATTTATGtggtgataaaatatttttgtaaaaatatttttattttaaattaattttttaaatatttttagattatttggatatgattaaaaaatattattttaatatatttttaagtaaaatatactttaaaaaataattacccttACAAtttacaataccaaacaaactctatataaaataatactttctattttaaaaagcaaaaataacagCTTAGACAAACAAAATCTTAAACCCTTTACCACTTCAAATCTTACAACTATGTAACCATtagcttgaaaagaaaaaaacaactgaATGCTTTAAAAGGGCTAAAATAGGTTTCAAACTGTgatatattgtttatttgtaaatatatgaaaatattattttttatttttttaaaaaaatatttttaacattaacgtATAAAACACAATccaaaaatactataaaaaaattaatttcaaacaattcttttaaaaaaatcataaaaaacaatttctaccGACAGCCCCTAAGATTACCGAACACATAATCCACAAAGCCATGCACttagccaataaaaaaataataaacagaaGGTATTGCCATGTCATCTGGAACACGTGATGTGCTTCAAATGTACCTGGCAGCATCTGATGGATCCCCTTAGATTTTCTTTCGTAAGTAACCTGAGCTGCCAAGTCATCTCAAGAACTGGACGAGTTGGTGTCGAAAAATCAACACATGCACAAGTCCTTGACAAGTAGCTGACGCTATGAAActgaaaacttcaatttaagattactttattattttaatttctttcctcCAAAAGAAACCGCAAGCAAGATGTCAAACTTTGGACGTTGGCATTCATGACGCCTTTGACTAAGATAGCcaaatttaatacaaaaacctgaaaaaatatcAGCTTTATAGCAAATTTATGAGCACAGTTCAAGTTtgggatttgtttttcattttcttgggATTTGGTGGTGTTTTGGATAATGGGTTGGAAGTACAAAGCTGGGTTAGGATTGATTAGCACTGTTGTGATAATATGGGTCACTTCTGCAGAAGTCACTCAGGTAAGACTCCGTTTCATATATTCTccgtgtttctttctttctttctgtttaattttattatttcttttctgtttGGTTGCCAAGAAGAGGTAGGAAAAAGAAAGGACAGCTAAACTTGTGTATATCCTTGTTAATGAAATGGAAGAAAACTCTACTTCTTGAAGTTTCAGATTCTTGGTTATTGGTTTCCTTAATTCACCACTGTTGACTGATAAGATTCCAGCCTACAACATCATGATTCCATCTTACCAtggaaattgaattgaaaaattcatGAATTTCCATATGTTGCTTCCTCTCTAagatttattatatgataaaattagaaatttgtAAAATTCACTTGCTCCCTTGTGCTTTGGTAGTTAATCAGGATTCTGAGGAATTCTGTAAGGTCAGCTGCTTTGCTTAATGTTGTTTTGGTCATAAAGTGTTGATAAACTTGCCTCAACCATGGTAGAAATCTGTAGAACTCACAGTTGTTTACTGTTATTTGTGTGCCAAAGATTGGAAAAATTTAGGACATCTGAGtattttcttttcccattttcttattgtttccCACCATGCAAAAAGATTTCTTGAACCATCATACTTTCTGCAGTTACCATGGAAGTTTTGAATGCTTTTTTCCCTGTGTTGGATACTTTTGGTATATCTTCCTTATTTCCGAATTCATTGATGGTATACATGTTTGGTGTTTGTCATGTTATTGATGATCACCATCCTGACGTTCATATAAATAACTTGAGAACTCACACTTCTCATTTTCTGCAGCGAATCTTTGAAATGTATAAACAACCATTTGCAATCACGTATCTGGGGGTATCTCTTATGGTGGTCTATCTACCTATAGCACTTGTAAGAGACTGGTTCTGTAGCTTGTTCCATTCTGGTTTGTCTATGAACCTTTACAGTGGCAACTCTGTCATTGCCTCTACCATTGG
The Populus nigra chromosome 3, ddPopNigr1.1, whole genome shotgun sequence genome window above contains:
- the LOC133690206 gene encoding monogalactosyldiacylglycerol synthase, chloroplastic-like isoform X2, with translation MHNPSAVATNQEPGLAFDFVSQLGGFAFNKAVQSINSNGFSLSKSNFLFFDSLIGQKTRKINASLSLSSRSGFKSVWSEFNRAIRFHCERIPIGFASVQVGSGDNNGNNNISSDNGNGINGLRDDGCGVLVDDGVPLNGVEGVSPKRVLILMSDTGGGHRASAEAIKSAFNEEFGDDYQVFVTDLWSEHTPWPFNQLPKSYNFLVKHGALWKMTYYGSAPRVIHQSNFAATSTFIARFHKLVTRCYCPSTDVSKRAMKAGLKPSQIKVYGLPVRPSFVKPVRPKGELRRQLGMDEDLPAVLLMGGGEGMGPIEATARALGDSLYDENLEEPIGQVLVICGRNKKLTNRLLSIDWKVPVQVKGFVTKMEECMGACDCIITKAGPGTIAEAMIRGLPIILNDYIAGQEVGNVPYVVENGCGKFSKSPKEIAKIVAEWFGPKADELSAMSQNALKLARPDAVFKIVHDLHELVRHRNFVPQFSCAT
- the LOC133690206 gene encoding monogalactosyldiacylglycerol synthase, chloroplastic-like isoform X1 translates to MHNPSAVATNQEPGLAFDFVSQLGGFAFNKAVQSINSNGFSLSKSNFLFFDSLIGQKTRKINASLSLSSRSGFKSVWSEFNRAIRFHCERIPIGFASVQVGSGDNNGNNNISSDNGNGINGLRDDGCGVLVDDGVPLNGVEGVSPKRVLILMSDTGGGHRASAEAIKSAFNEEFGDDYQVFVTDLWSEHTPWPFNQLPKSYNFLVKHGALWKMTYYGSAPRVIHQSNFAATSTFIAREVAKGLMKYQPDIIISVHPLMQHVPLRVLRAKGLLQKIIFTTVVTDLSTCHPTWFHKLVTRCYCPSTDVSKRAMKAGLKPSQIKVYGLPVRPSFVKPVRPKGELRRQLGMDEDLPAVLLMGGGEGMGPIEATARALGDSLYDENLEEPIGQVLVICGRNKKLTNRLLSIDWKVPVQVKGFVTKMEECMGACDCIITKAGPGTIAEAMIRGLPIILNDYIAGQEVGNVPYVVENGCGKFSKSPKEIAKIVAEWFGPKADELSAMSQNALKLARPDAVFKIVHDLHELVRHRNFVPQFSCAT